The sequence AAAGCACTTTTTATGCCTTTTATAAACAATCCAAATCTTAAACAGGCCATTGTATTATTTGGAACTTCAGTTAAACGACAGCGTTCTGAATCTAACCGCGGTAGTTAATAACTGACCAGGGTCCAGGAGAGAGAAAAGGCAATACTAATAAAAATCGAGCCTTTCCCCTGTTGCCTCCTCTCATTTTGCTTCGTCCTCGTTCCTCCaggtcagtctctctctctctccccctcctctctctctctctagaatttcTTCGTCCTAAATTCAAATTCTCCGTTACCAGATTTGAATCGTAGATCGACAGTTGCATAATCGATCTTTGATCTCCATGTAAATTGAAACCCCTTCCCGTTGtttttcaattcatcaaatGGTTCTGATTGAATTTTGCAGTGCGATATGATTCATACGAATGAAAATTGGATTGGTTTTTGCTTGATGTTGttgtaaattgaaatcaaattcGGTAATTTTGATTTAACTGTGGATGATGTGTGATTGGTTGTGTGTGGCAGCTGAATTCGATAGAAAAATGGGGCTTACGTTCACGAAGCTCTTCAGCCGGCTCTTTGCCAAGAAGGAGATGCGAATTCTGATGGTGGGTCTCGATGCAGCCGGTAAGACCACCATCTTGTACAAACTCAAGCTTGGAGAAATCGTCACCACCATCCCCACCATTGGTAAGAGCTTCGATTCCCTAACATTCTTGTTATAGTTCCATCGGTTTCCACATTTCATTGGAAACACTCCAATttcgacctgaattttggaTCAATGTCACTTTTCGGGAGTAATTAGTTTTACGCTTATGAAGAATTGtatgttggttttggtttcGTTGGTGCTGTTTTATCCTCGTGATCTGTTGCGGTCAAGATGAGGATTGTTTCAATTCTCTGATTTCTTGTGGATAAAAGTGTCGTAATTTGCATTTTCGTTACAAgagtggtttttattttttattttttgcaggaTTTAATGTGGAGACAGTGGAATACAAGAACATCAGCTTCACCGTCTGGGATGTCGGGGGTCAAGACAAGGTAATTCTCTTTCTATCTTTTGTATTTCCGCGTGCTTGCTTAAATACGCACTCTGAATGTGTTGTTGATTGTGCAACAAGTTTTTAGTCATTGTGGTTCTTCTTCTACCAAGGGAGTGAGATCCGCGTAGGCGGACGCAAAAACATTTTATGTGATCTCTTTTTTTGGAATATATAGAGAATTGGATGGTATATTTACTTTAATGTTTACTTGTGTCCAACGAGGACATCTTTCTGAAGTTCTAATTATACATATCCATTGACTGATCTGGTTTCTTCCTTTTGTAGATCCGTCCATTGTGGAGGCACTACTTCCAGAACACACAAGGTCTTATCTTTGTGGTTGATAGCAATGATAGGGATCGAGTTGTTGAGGCAAGGGATGAATTGCACAGGATGTTGAATGAGGTAGTTACTGactcccttatattttcatTCCGCTTGTTTATGTTGCGATTTCTAATGTTCCTGTTGTAA is a genomic window of Malus domestica chromosome 09, GDT2T_hap1 containing:
- the LOC103442241 gene encoding ADP-ribosylation factor, translating into MGLTFTKLFSRLFAKKEMRILMVGLDAAGKTTILYKLKLGEIVTTIPTIGFNVETVEYKNISFTVWDVGGQDKIRPLWRHYFQNTQGLIFVVDSNDRDRVVEARDELHRMLNEDELRDAVLLVFANKQDLPNAMNAAEITDKLGLHSLRQRHWYIQSTCATSGEGLYEGLEWLSNNIASKA